The nucleotide sequence CCCTTCTTTGCGCCAGGCTCTGTCCCAGACTTCAAGCCAAGCGCAGCGCCACCAGTTAACAGCAGTGCACCCACACCTACGCCATACGCCTGCAAATCGAACTTGTTGCCCGTGATGACGGAATAGATTTCCAGGCACATGCCGATCAGGAAGGCCAGCACCCATAGCAGGCGGCCAACGTCATAGCTCTCGCCGTCGATGCCGGTGAGAATGTCATTGATGAATTTCAGTCCGATGTTCATTCAGCCTGCGTTGCCGCACCTCGCAACATCGAATAGCTCAAAGCTCGGTCAATCACCTCGCGCAGGCCTTCGTCATCCATTTCACCCACCAGTCCTTGCAGCGCCGTTTGGAACTCAGCCAGTGTTTTGCCTTCGGCCTCAAATTGCACCAGCATGGCGTAGACCGGCGCGATCATCTTGTCTTCAATGGCCTGGTCGGCCGCATCTGCGGCGAGCTGCATGGCTTCGTCTTCAGTCATGCCAGCGGCTTTGGCGAATGTGAAGCCCGCAACCGCTGAGAAGTCCACCGGCAGGGTGGTTCCTGCAGGTGCGGCAGCAGTCTTCGCTGTCAGACCTTTGGCCATTGGCAGCAAGGCGTCCTGATCATCTTCGGCCTCTGGAATGTCCAGTTCGTCCAGCATGGCCTTGCGGGAGGGCTTGGCTCCCATATTGGCGGCGATCTGGTAGGTCTCGGCCCGTGCCTTGCCAGCGGCTTCCTGCTTGTAGAACTCCAATGTGGGCGGTGCGACACCTTCACCAAAGTTGAATAGCGTGATCCACTTGAAAATCTGCGCCATGCTGGCCGCTGCAATGTCGCGGTCGGAATCGTGGACCTCGCTCTGGCGTTCTTTGGCGGTGTCCGCTGCTGCGCGT is from Rhodoferax aquaticus and encodes:
- a CDS encoding amino acid ABC transporter substrate-binding protein; its protein translation is MNIGLKFINDILTGIDGESYDVGRLLWVLAFLIGMCLEIYSVITGNKFDLQAYGVGVGALLLTGGAALGLKSGTEPGAKKGG